ATTAAGTTCTTTTGCATAATTTGCAATTTTCAATGGTGAAACTTCATTACTTTTCTTCTAAGTGAGACTCCTAAAAGGCTTTAAAAGACTCTTAAGGTTTCTTATCTTTCTTCTTTGTATTTGCTTTTCTGATCTcctattttacattttttttttctcattgctataattttatttttgttccccTCCTTAAATCGTAAAAGATTGAAGCTTCAGCCCACCTTATTTGATTGGAGACAACCATCTTAGGATTGTCCTACATTAGTGTTACAACTACAATGCACATAGGTCATCGAAGTAATTATTTAGATTAACATTAGGCTTGgaaacatgataaaaaaaaaagacatggtTGAGAACCTACATTAACAGCTGCACCTAAAACCCATACCATATCCACTAGTAAAATGGACAACAAGAACCCACAACCCTGGCTGACATAGCTAGTTATtcctcctattttatttttagaacttTTGCTAgagattttgaaaggaaaaaacagaagtaaaacaaataaacaaactgTTAAAAGGTATTCAATCCTctttatatatagatagatagctAGACAAATAgttagatagatagatagatagataagcaaagagaatatattgatgacttcaaaaaattatacatcAGCGTACACATGTTGCATACGATGGATAAACAGAAGGTGTAGTTTAGATGAGGAAAACTAATAAAAACTATTATCTCCCTTATTCAAACCCCCCCAATCTACAAAATCGATTAAAGACATTAATCCTTTTGTTATGTACATCCTAATCTATGATGACAAACTTCTAACAAAGGACCTCTTCAATGACTGAATCCACTACTCCATATTTATGAACACTCTTCGGTTTGTTTTCTTGCAGCTCTCCAGACCTTCTTGCATTTTATTCCCACAAAGGGGTCATACAAACTTAAGAAAGTCTTCCTAATTGAAAAAGGAAGGACTCAAATAACaacaaataaagagaaaagtAGCCACCATAACACCTTGGCTTTAGGACAATGAAGGAagatgtgatcaattgattccACTTCACTTTTACATAGGTAACGCCTATTTACCTATGACCATCCTCTTTTCTAAAGTTAATATAAGGTAATACATTTCCCTTACTAGCTTCCCAAgtaaaaaaacttgttttagaCTAGACCCATGAATTCTAATGATGGTCACTGGGAAAGGCATTGAGTGCCCTAGCTCTAGTATAGAATATAGAGATTGGACCAAAAAGACATCATTCCTTTAGTCCATCCACACCTCCCTATCCTTCCCTTCCCACTTCACAGATTTTCCTTCTAACATTGGGAAAAAAGTCTTTACATTGTTtagctcccaatcatttaaGTGTCTCAATGGATCCCACTGCATCTTACCTTGCTTGACAAACACTGGAGCTTTACCCCTTCTCATCGCAAAAGACCCCCTCTCAAGGGACGACACTGCTTTTGACCAAGGCCTGACACTCAACCCCCCTAAAGTAGCTCTTGTAATGGGCAAAAGGGCTTTTAAAGCACTCAAGGTCTACAAAGGCCTAACCCGCACTACTTTTGTGGCCACCATTAAAATGACTCTTAGCATAATGGGCCTAGAACAACCCAAACATCTCTTCAACTAAAAGGCTTGCATCATTAAAAATCAGAATTGAGCCATTTAAGCCTCGACCCAAAGCAACTACTTTCACTCTCTCACTATAGGCTATGTCCATCACCTCACAACCTAGCACTCTTAAGTCTTCTCTCAATTGGAAGCCCACCACTACCTACCTCTTCAGCCTCTTTTAGGTCAGCTAACATTAGCTTTTCAAGGCCATTGGTTTTCTCCCCACCTTTATGGTCCCTCTTTACCCCATAGCTCAACATGTTTCTTATGTACTTAGAACCATTCAATAACTTATCTTTCACCCTCTCTCCAATGTGtgaaaaaccctaaacctccCTTAGAAACTACCTATAAAATCCATGGTGGAACTTCCCACCACCACTTGTAGACTATACAAGAATCCTTGCCTGCTGTAAATTTCAATGCTTGGTAGTGTCTTGGCATGGATGTTGCTCAGAAAGCACTCCACCTCTAGCATCCATCTATCCAAGAACAACCATTTTATAAAGCTTCTCTACTGTGTGTACATtagtttttctttccttggagGATGGTCTAGTTTTTTGGGGTGCAGGATACATCTTCGAAGGATTGCTCATTTTCAAAGGTTGCTTGCTCTTCTTGTATTTATCATTTAATGAATGAAgatgtttgtttaaaaaaatgattatcaaATGGGACCCAGTTCAGACAATTACGTAAATTTtgactataaataaaaaatttcagggTTAAATTCAGCAATGCAGTTTACGAAATTCTCTAAAGCCACAGCAACACCATGAGAAGCACACATTTTTCTGCAAAGGAAAAAGCAAAGTACAACAACAGCTGACCTCGAATCAATCTGTTAGCCTCTCTCTGATACTCCTGCTTGTCAAACACCTCAAGCGGCGGCGGTAGCGTCACCGGCCACCACTTTGGCAGTCTCTTCTCCGTTCGACTCCTCCCAGGACTCCAATCACCACCATTCACCCCTATCCCAGGCACTACCGAAAGTGGACTCCCCAACACTCTAGAATGATTCCTCATCCTCCACTCGCTCTCCTCTGCTCtccccaccaccacctccttTCCCCCCAAACTCCGGTCCCGCCGCACCACCACACCCCGGCCCGACCCAAACCCAAACTCGCGCCGAAGCCTTAACCCTAATCGcaccaaaaccctaaaaccaaaAACAACCACTAAGCTCCAGACAACGAAACCCCCCACGAAACGCAACGTGGAGGGGCGGCAGGCTATCACAACGCTCTGGGTAGCACGATCGACGGCGACGAGTGTGCGAAGGTCGTCGATGGCGTCAGCCCCGGAGGAGACAAGGCGGTTGAGGAGTATTTGAGCTCGATCGGAAAGACGGTGGAGGTCAACGACCATGTGGAGTTTGGGATCGGGGGAAGGCTTGTTGTTGTGGTGAGGATGGTAGTGGTGGGGTTTCTTGAGGGCGTTACGACGTCGTATTGAGGAAGAGATTGGAGGATAAAGCCGTGGGTGGCCATTGGGGGTGAGTCGTGGAGAGTTTGTGAGACTGTGAATGGAGTTCATTACATAGAAAGGAATGAGAAATGGTGTTCAGCCACCTCAACGAATGGCTTCGCTTATTTAAGTGCCCCACGGTTGCCTGAGAAACATGTCTCCTCCATGAATCACATTTGTTTATTCACTGAGAATATTCATTTGTACAACAGGGTGGGACTTAGGCTTTGGGTGGCAGTAAGGAATCAATATGTTGTTAATAtatcaactattaaaaaaaaaaagaactatttTTCTCTGGAAGCTGGAGTGTGGATCAAGTAATGTAAGTGTCTTTCAGTTATCCATTCGCCGATCCCACCCTACTAAGTACTACCCGTGGTGGTCAACATTGACAAATTAGCATTCTACGCTTCATTATGCCCAAATCCCCGACCAATGCTAGTAGCGggttttttttccaattatggTTGAATAGATAAATTATTTGGGGagacaaaaaaatcaaataaaagcaCAAGCATGATCTATCATTGTAATGGAGCATGGgctcaataattttattaatttttctttctttttaaatttctaaagcTTGTTCATAAAAGCAGAACTCCCTTCCCtatttttgctaatttttttgcatttaaaaAGTGCTTTTGTTCCTGGTAGCCATCACctgaatcaaaattttaacttaTCCTGCCAAAAATCAAACATCCCTGCTCCATATGAGAGAAATGTTACATAGTAACTCCATACCAGTAcgcttaaaaataaaagtttccaTATAAATCAAGAATATGGTTTaacttttttcctctttttttctgTGGCACTGATCTcaaagcttaagcaacaaatccCACTCAAACATCAAAACTCTAATCCATTATGGGAATACTTTATCAAAAATATGACATTCGAAtcaggaaaaaaagaaagaaaaaaaaaggataaaataaaaatactaatctATTAACTGGTCTAagataaaaaatacatataccCCAACTACCACAACATTGGCATGTTCATGGCATGCGGTGAAGCAGATAACTGAGCTTGAACACACCCACATTGCTATTCTCTATCTAAACCTCTTCCACCAGAAACCGGGTTGGTCACCAGCATCTATACTCCAGATTTCACAAAAGGCTCTCTATAAACCGAATG
This region of Vitis vinifera cultivar Pinot Noir 40024 chromosome 5, ASM3070453v1 genomic DNA includes:
- the LOC100854590 gene encoding uncharacterized protein LOC100854590 isoform X2 gives rise to the protein MNSIHSLTNSPRLTPNGHPRLYPPISSSIRRRNALKKPHHYHPHHNNKPSPDPKLHMVVDLHRLSDRAQILLNRLVSSGADAIDDLRTLVAVDRATQSVVIACRPSTLRFVGGFVVWSLVVVFGFRVLVRLGLRLRREFGFGSGRGVVVRRDRSLGGKEVVVGRAEESEWRMRNHSRVLGSPLSVVPGIGVNGGDWSPGRSRTEKRLPKWWPVTLPPPLEVFDKQEYQREANRLIREIMANRMSGKDILEDDMIQLRRICRTSGARASIDTANARDSFYRTSVEFVINICSRASGQSTSVEIDGEDARQFIAGLADNLGLENTRAARIVSASVAARTRSCFLQAWPEMEMVARGLEKQLKYEQREFLMNMLLAGCGEECHRSAAEALGLPLSPTSTHNQRENKYT
- the LOC100854590 gene encoding uncharacterized protein LOC100854590 isoform X1, yielding MNSIHSLTNSPRLTPNGHPRLYPPISSSIRRRNALKKPHHYHPHHNNKPSPDPKLHMVVDLHRLSDRAQILLNRLVSSGADAIDDLRTLVAVDRATQSVVIACRPSTLRFVGGFVVWSLVVVFGFRVLVRLGLRLRREFGFGSGRGVVVRRDRSLGGKEVVVGRAEESEWRMRNHSRVLGSPLSVVPGIGVNGGDWSPGRSRTEKRLPKWWPVTLPPPLEVFDKQEYQREANRLIREIMANRMSGKDILEDDMIQLRRICRTSGARASIDTANARDSFYRTSVEFVINICSRASGQSTSVEIDGEDARQFIAGLADNLGLENTRAARIVSASVAARTRSCFLQAWALEMQGRHSEAVVELSKICLIHQIFPPEESSPEMEMVARGLEKQLKYEQREFLMNMLLAGCGEECHRSAAEALGLPLSPTSTHNQRENKYT